One genomic region from Candidatus Neptunochlamydia vexilliferae encodes:
- a CDS encoding peptide ABC transporter substrate-binding protein: MMRRFYPLVLATIVSLTLFSCQKKQRQKEERFAHISILAPVRSLEPRFSHEKSMKNIVNMLYEGLMRLDSNGNVVPALAESVAVSEDRMTYTFTLRNSSWSNGDPVTAYDFEYAWKKSVDPKYAQTGASTFYAIKNVAACLKNEASIDEVGVKSIDDKTLEVELEHPAPYFLYLCTCPTYSPVHKKIDCDHPGWGSTLNPYFISNGPFKLKKWKKGVEISLERNPLYFDAVNVRLSGISVQIIEDPNTQIFLFEKGELDWIGHPFNPLPIDVIGDFQEDGALDCVEAYGVSWYFLNTEQPPFNNKNFRKAVAYAINRKEIIDHVLKLGETPAMGILNGELAVQEKPHFEDGNIMLARKYLKEALKEMETEELPSIVLSQRANPLTSRVSQVIQDQLRVALGLKVEIDQVDWPVHLDRVSKGNYEMGEMGWYSLLKDPIYMLDTFRGRHLASNMSRWEHPHYQELLKKSDAEIDPKKRKEYLRQAETLLMEEMPIIPLCFNSQYYLKNKNLKGVYVSPLKEIDFRYASFSEE, from the coding sequence ATGATGCGCCGTTTTTATCCTTTAGTTTTAGCAACCATCGTGAGCCTTACCCTTTTTTCCTGTCAAAAAAAGCAGAGACAAAAGGAAGAGCGTTTCGCTCATATTTCAATCCTTGCCCCTGTGCGCTCTTTAGAACCCCGCTTTTCTCATGAGAAAAGTATGAAAAACATTGTTAATATGCTGTATGAGGGGCTGATGCGCCTTGATTCTAATGGGAATGTTGTTCCCGCTTTGGCAGAGTCGGTTGCTGTCTCAGAAGATCGGATGACCTATACCTTTACCTTAAGGAATTCTTCTTGGAGTAACGGGGATCCTGTCACCGCTTATGATTTTGAGTATGCCTGGAAAAAGTCGGTTGACCCAAAGTATGCCCAAACCGGAGCTTCGACCTTTTATGCGATTAAAAATGTAGCGGCTTGCTTGAAAAACGAAGCTTCTATCGATGAAGTTGGGGTTAAATCGATTGATGATAAAACATTAGAGGTTGAGCTTGAGCATCCTGCTCCCTACTTTCTTTACCTGTGTACCTGCCCTACCTACTCTCCAGTTCATAAAAAAATAGATTGCGACCACCCGGGCTGGGGGAGTACTTTAAACCCTTACTTTATCAGTAATGGCCCCTTTAAGTTGAAAAAATGGAAAAAAGGGGTAGAGATATCTCTTGAAAGGAATCCCTTGTATTTCGATGCGGTTAATGTACGGCTTTCCGGTATAAGTGTTCAGATCATTGAGGATCCCAACACACAGATTTTTCTTTTCGAGAAAGGGGAGCTTGATTGGATTGGACATCCTTTCAACCCCCTTCCTATTGATGTGATCGGAGATTTTCAAGAGGATGGGGCTCTTGACTGTGTTGAGGCCTATGGAGTGTCTTGGTATTTTTTAAATACTGAGCAGCCTCCTTTTAATAATAAGAATTTCAGAAAAGCAGTTGCCTATGCCATTAACCGCAAAGAGATTATTGACCATGTTCTTAAGTTAGGGGAAACTCCTGCCATGGGGATTCTTAATGGAGAGCTTGCTGTCCAAGAGAAGCCCCACTTTGAGGATGGGAATATTATGCTGGCAAGGAAATACCTTAAAGAAGCTTTAAAAGAAATGGAAACAGAAGAGCTTCCTTCTATCGTCCTCAGTCAACGGGCGAATCCTTTGACCTCTCGCGTCAGTCAAGTGATTCAAGATCAACTCAGGGTAGCGCTTGGGTTAAAGGTAGAGATCGACCAAGTCGATTGGCCTGTCCACCTCGATCGGGTATCTAAGGGAAATTATGAAATGGGAGAAATGGGATGGTACTCCCTCCTAAAAGATCCCATCTATATGTTGGACACCTTTCGCGGCCGTCACCTAGCATCCAATATGAGCCGATGGGAACATCCCCATTATCAAGAGCTGCTAAAAAAATCTGATGCTGAAATTGATCCCAAAAAGAGAAAAGAGTATCTCCGCCAAGCTGAAACCCTTTTAATGGAAGAAATGCCCATCATTCCACTCTGCTTTAATAGCCAATACTATTTAAAAAATAAGAACCTTAAAGGAGTCTATGTCTCTCCCTTAAAGGAGATCGACTTCCGCTACGCATCATTTTCAGAAGAGTAG